In Methanobacterium petrolearium, one genomic interval encodes:
- a CDS encoding radical SAM/SPASM domain-containing protein → MTNDVEREDDADPSDDNLESMIGTFESIANNPFSRLLLKKTLEHCEKDGTNRLEVGLELFLGKREDACIICRLLSKIITYLINKGFANFRVSESEFREVMEDPYWVKGLSSVIKGIALFGVQKPFVPGAPFQVVWNITRRCNMKCEHCYENAGRKDKDELNYQQIIKGLDILAESGVTSVAFSGGEPTIHPCIHEFIQHSKDQGMFAAMATNGYSLSKQKNVDKYVDSGLEFVQISLDGLDPATHDSFRGVNGAWDKAVQAINNCVEADLFVEVATTVTEHNFNEIPLMMEFVRELGVQWFMLYNFIPTGNGSKIMDMDISPEMRQSLLEDAYSQNGKGEMQILSTAPQYARIAKSLASQKSNIIPTHFYNPEYINNSLKKLADFIGGCGAGRFYLSLEPNGDIFPCVFFPHTEEVRLGNILSDDFNVLWKNNDLLLKLRDKNILHGHCGVCESQFICGGCRARAYNYFNDILAPDPGCINNNNEWMNIKKRLNAAQELPDGRILIDLKVEG, encoded by the coding sequence GTGACAAATGACGTTGAAAGAGAAGATGATGCTGATCCATCCGATGATAATTTAGAAAGTATGATAGGTACTTTCGAAAGTATTGCTAATAATCCATTTTCCAGATTACTTCTTAAAAAAACATTAGAACACTGCGAAAAGGATGGTACCAATCGATTAGAAGTTGGTTTGGAACTATTTTTAGGTAAAAGGGAAGATGCATGCATAATCTGCAGGTTACTATCTAAGATCATAACTTACCTTATAAATAAAGGATTTGCTAATTTTAGAGTCTCAGAATCTGAATTCAGGGAAGTAATGGAAGATCCATACTGGGTAAAAGGTTTAAGTAGCGTTATTAAAGGCATAGCCTTATTCGGAGTTCAGAAACCATTTGTACCGGGTGCACCATTCCAGGTGGTGTGGAACATCACCAGAAGATGCAATATGAAATGTGAACATTGCTATGAAAACGCAGGACGTAAAGATAAAGACGAACTGAATTATCAACAAATTATTAAAGGCCTTGACATTCTTGCCGAATCGGGTGTAACTTCTGTGGCATTTTCCGGAGGTGAACCAACCATCCATCCTTGCATCCATGAATTCATCCAACATTCAAAGGATCAGGGAATGTTTGCAGCCATGGCCACCAATGGATATTCCCTTTCTAAACAAAAAAATGTTGATAAATATGTTGATTCTGGGTTAGAGTTTGTACAGATAAGTCTTGATGGTCTGGACCCTGCCACACATGATTCATTCCGGGGAGTTAACGGTGCCTGGGATAAGGCTGTTCAGGCTATTAATAACTGTGTTGAAGCTGACCTATTTGTGGAAGTTGCCACCACAGTAACTGAACATAATTTCAATGAAATACCCTTGATGATGGAGTTTGTAAGGGAATTGGGTGTCCAGTGGTTCATGCTTTACAATTTCATACCCACTGGAAATGGTAGCAAAATCATGGACATGGACATTTCGCCAGAAATGAGGCAGAGTTTACTGGAAGATGCATATTCACAAAATGGGAAAGGGGAAATGCAAATCTTATCCACTGCACCACAATATGCAAGGATTGCAAAATCTTTAGCCTCCCAAAAATCTAATATTATTCCAACACATTTCTACAATCCAGAGTATATCAATAACTCTTTGAAAAAACTCGCTGATTTTATAGGAGGTTGTGGGGCTGGAAGGTTTTATCTTAGCTTAGAACCCAATGGAGACATATTCCCCTGCGTTTTTTTCCCTCACACCGAAGAGGTGCGTCTAGGCAACATTCTTTCTGATGATTTTAATGTTTTATGGAAAAATAATGATCTATTACTGAAATTACGTGATAAAAACATCCTACATGGGCATTGCGGGGTGTGTGAATCCCAATTTATTTGCGGAGGATGCAGAGCCAGAGCATACAACTATTTTAATGATATACTGGCACCGGATCCAGGATGCATCAACAACAATAACGAATGGATGAATATTAAAAAAAGACTTAATGCTGCTCAAGAACTTCCAGATGGTAGAATTTTAATTGATCTTAAAGTTGAAGGCTGA
- a CDS encoding PAS domain-containing sensor histidine kinase yields the protein MSSKNKSREVLGNELERLKEDYIELNSGLKIEKEYDGQLVINERFLSQIVMEFVEIPLEMDIYDFLAEKLKGLFKDAIILVSAYDEDSDSFRICSISGQRKTVEELSQKVLGRSMFGLNIPRSINYGLFLTGHLNKMDEGLHQLLLGRVSRNICQSIEKSLCLGRIYNIGLSCKGRMYGAVDIGLKKGTKIENKEFIEVLVKMAAVVIERRRAETKILENEAKYRSYVDNAPYGIIVTDENGRYLEVNEMVSDITGYSKEELFKMGIPGLVPLKYLEGVTKELLNSQLTEQAALEFKFLHKNGQTRNGTIKCVKLPKKKYLGFLTDVTQRMKAEEDLKLSKFCLENAISLANLANWEFDIFKRSFTFNDRFYTMCGTTAEEEGGYLLSVDDYIKEFVHPDDAQIVEDAITKSDTNLEYRIIRRDGETRYIVSNVKFVKGEEGNLINVYGTNQDITNIKETQKKLEIALEEKEMLIKEIHHRVKNNLMVISSLLNLQSQHIEDEDVLSVFRESENRAKSMALIHESLYRSTDLKQIDFGDYIRSLTKNLFYTYVPDPNRIKLNLKVEDLMIDINTAVPLGLIVNEIVTNSMKYAFPGDETGEITVEFYPENETLILRVADDGIGLPDDLDLEKISSLGLQIVNNLTHQIDGEIEVGGTNGAEIKIKFKEFEKK from the coding sequence ATGTCATCTAAAAACAAATCCAGAGAAGTACTTGGAAATGAATTAGAAAGGTTAAAAGAGGATTATATCGAACTAAACTCTGGTTTAAAAATTGAAAAAGAATATGATGGTCAACTAGTCATAAATGAACGATTTTTATCTCAAATTGTTATGGAATTTGTAGAAATTCCTTTAGAAATGGACATATACGATTTTTTGGCTGAAAAGTTGAAAGGATTATTCAAAGATGCTATCATCTTGGTAAGTGCCTATGATGAAGATTCTGATAGTTTCAGAATTTGTTCAATTTCAGGTCAAAGAAAAACTGTGGAGGAATTATCCCAAAAAGTTTTAGGTCGAAGCATGTTTGGTTTGAATATTCCACGCAGTATAAACTATGGTCTTTTTTTAACGGGTCATCTTAATAAGATGGATGAAGGCTTGCATCAACTTTTATTAGGCAGAGTATCCAGGAATATTTGTCAGTCCATTGAAAAATCATTGTGTCTTGGGAGGATCTACAACATTGGTTTAAGTTGTAAAGGAAGAATGTATGGAGCTGTGGACATAGGCTTAAAAAAGGGCACTAAAATTGAAAATAAGGAGTTTATAGAAGTTTTAGTTAAGATGGCGGCAGTGGTTATAGAGAGGCGAAGAGCTGAGACTAAAATTTTAGAAAATGAAGCCAAATACCGCAGTTATGTAGATAATGCCCCATATGGTATTATCGTAACTGATGAAAACGGCCGTTATCTTGAAGTGAATGAAATGGTCAGTGACATAACAGGATATTCCAAAGAAGAACTTTTTAAAATGGGTATTCCTGGTTTAGTCCCATTAAAATATCTGGAAGGAGTTACCAAAGAACTTTTGAATTCACAACTGACAGAACAGGCTGCTTTAGAATTCAAATTCCTGCATAAAAATGGTCAGACGAGAAATGGGACCATAAAATGTGTTAAACTTCCAAAAAAGAAATATTTAGGGTTTTTAACTGATGTTACCCAGCGAATGAAGGCAGAGGAAGACTTAAAATTAAGCAAATTTTGCTTGGAAAATGCTATTTCTCTAGCTAATTTGGCTAACTGGGAATTTGACATATTTAAGAGAAGTTTCACCTTTAATGATCGTTTTTATACCATGTGTGGCACAACAGCAGAAGAAGAGGGTGGTTATTTGCTGTCTGTGGATGACTATATAAAAGAATTTGTACACCCTGACGATGCTCAAATTGTTGAAGATGCCATCACCAAATCAGATACTAATCTGGAGTACAGGATAATTCGTCGAGATGGTGAGACCCGTTATATAGTTTCAAATGTTAAATTTGTCAAAGGTGAGGAAGGTAACCTTATCAATGTCTACGGCACAAACCAAGATATTACAAACATTAAAGAGACTCAGAAAAAGTTAGAAATTGCTCTGGAAGAAAAAGAGATGCTTATTAAAGAAATACACCACAGAGTTAAAAACAATTTAATGGTGATATCTAGTCTATTGAACCTGCAGTCTCAGCATATTGAAGATGAAGATGTCTTAAGTGTTTTCCGTGAGAGCGAAAATCGGGCAAAATCCATGGCTCTTATACACGAAAGCCTGTATCGTTCCACTGATCTAAAGCAAATAGATTTTGGTGATTACATCCGCTCTCTAACCAAAAATTTGTTCTACACTTATGTGCCTGATCCAAATCGCATAAAACTAAATTTAAAAGTAGAAGATTTAATGATAGATATTAACACTGCAGTTCCTTTAGGGTTGATAGTTAATGAGATTGTAACCAACAGTATGAAATACGCATTTCCCGGGGATGAAACTGGAGAAATCACGGTTGAATTCTACCCAGAAAATGAAACTTTAATCTTGCGAGTAGCTGATGATGGTATAGGATTACCTGATGATTTAGATTTAGAAAAAATTAGTTCATTGGGTTTACAAATTGTAAACAACCTTACTCACCAAATTGATGGTGAGATCGAGGTTGGTGGAACTAATGGTGCAGAAATTAAAATTAAGTTTAAAGAATTTGAGAAAAAATGA
- a CDS encoding B12-binding domain-containing radical SAM protein — MDVILINPYDENAVKNSLGFITPPLNLMYLASSLENASFSVKIIDDDLMQMGYEKVSEIAAKLNPQIMAITATTSTINTALKYMEFAKKFLPDSLFVIGGPHPTFMPENILKTSEGIDVVVRGEGEKTMVDLTENQIDNHGRDLEEVSGIAYKDLKEGNIKFTPPRPLIKDLDSLPLPARHLVPFDSYGVSREQSGGMITSRGCVYSCGYCSSSLIMGKKFRSRSPENVVDEIEELLHKYKLRDIAFMDDTFMLNKKRASQIAQEIEDRNLDVSFVASSRVDMVDNNLLRKLKKAGMSTLYYGVESGSQRILDLMKKGITLQEAETAVKSAKNVGLEVLTSFILGYPGETKEDIDQTIDFSIKLNPDYSQYSILTPFPGTPIYQELHKKGLIDTNNWDKYTVLKPVLKYEQLGLTKAMVERKLAEAYLKFYSRPKYLMKHRHMISVIFQIILRSFILPRLKGSTGKGWYQKLKES; from the coding sequence ATGGATGTGATATTAATAAACCCCTATGATGAGAATGCTGTGAAAAATAGTTTAGGATTCATCACTCCTCCACTGAATCTGATGTACTTGGCATCTTCCCTGGAAAATGCTTCATTTTCTGTTAAAATAATTGATGATGATTTAATGCAGATGGGATATGAGAAGGTATCTGAAATTGCAGCCAAACTAAATCCTCAGATAATGGCAATTACCGCAACCACTTCCACCATAAACACCGCCCTGAAGTATATGGAGTTTGCAAAAAAATTCCTACCTGACTCTTTATTCGTGATAGGTGGCCCTCATCCAACATTCATGCCTGAAAATATTTTAAAAACTTCGGAGGGCATTGATGTGGTTGTTAGGGGTGAGGGTGAAAAAACCATGGTTGATCTGACTGAAAATCAGATTGATAACCATGGCAGAGATCTGGAAGAAGTTAGTGGAATTGCATACAAAGATCTGAAGGAAGGAAACATCAAATTCACTCCCCCCAGACCTCTTATAAAGGATCTGGATTCCCTACCTTTACCTGCTAGACACTTGGTGCCATTCGATTCTTATGGTGTTTCTCGAGAACAATCCGGAGGGATGATCACCAGTAGAGGATGTGTTTACTCGTGTGGATACTGTTCTTCGTCGTTGATCATGGGTAAAAAATTCAGATCCCGCAGTCCTGAGAATGTAGTTGACGAAATCGAGGAATTACTGCATAAATATAAACTAAGGGACATAGCATTCATGGATGACACATTCATGCTCAACAAAAAAAGAGCCTCTCAAATAGCCCAGGAAATTGAAGATAGAAACTTAGATGTGAGTTTCGTTGCCTCCTCTCGAGTGGATATGGTTGATAATAATTTGCTCAGGAAACTGAAAAAGGCAGGTATGAGCACCTTATACTACGGTGTTGAATCAGGATCTCAGCGAATTTTGGATTTGATGAAAAAAGGAATTACCCTTCAAGAAGCAGAAACTGCTGTTAAAAGTGCCAAGAATGTAGGTTTAGAAGTTTTAACTTCATTTATACTGGGTTATCCTGGTGAAACCAAAGAAGACATAGATCAGACCATTGATTTCTCCATAAAGTTAAATCCAGACTACAGTCAATACTCCATTTTAACACCATTTCCAGGGACCCCTATCTATCAAGAACTTCACAAAAAAGGATTGATTGACACCAACAACTGGGATAAATATACCGTTTTGAAGCCGGTTTTGAAGTATGAACAGCTAGGTTTAACCAAGGCGATGGTTGAAAGAAAACTGGCAGAAGCATATCTAAAATTTTATTCAAGACCTAAATATCTGATGAAACATCGCCATATGATAAGCGTGATCTTCCAGATCATTCTGCGCAGTTTTATACTTCCCAGATTAAAGGGAAGTACTGGTAAAGGATGGTATCAAAAATTAAAGGAATCTTAA